A stretch of DNA from bacterium:
GAGTTTATTCGCGTCCGGCCCGACCGGCCCGAATCCCGAGATCGAACAGTAGATCAGACGCGGATTGACCCGCGACAGCGTCTCCCAGTCGGCGCCGAGCGCGGCCTGGGTGCCCGGCCGGAAGTTTTCCAAGAAGACATCGGCGCCGCGCACGAGCCGCTCGAGGACCGCGCGGCCGGCCTCGGCGCTCAGATTCAAGGTCAGGCTGCGCTTGTTGCGGTTGATGGACAGGTAATACGTCGCATCGCGGCCCGTGCCGGCGGGCTGTTCGAGGAACGGCGGGCCCCACGCGCGCGTCTCATCGCCGCCGCCGGGGCGCTCCACCTTGACGACATCCGCGCCGAGGTCCCCGAGCAGCATGCCACAAAATGGTCCGGCAAGGATGCGCGATGCGTCGACGACGCGCAGACCGGTGAGCGGAGCGGCGGTCATACGGATTCCTTTGGTCCGCGAGACGCCACTCCCTCTGAGAACGCCGCCGGCGGCGGTTGCGTATACACTGGTAAGGCCACCATGAACCGCATCGAGCGTCTCGGGCCTCCCGTCCGCGCGGCGATGGCAGGTATCATTGCCGTGGCCCTCGTATGCGCGGTGCTCCTGGCCGCGGCGTCCAGCGCGAGAGCCTCCGGCCCGCACGCGCCGTCGCGCGCGAGGACGTTGGACTGGCTCACGTGGGTACCCGACGATTTCCCCGGCCCCGACTTCCCCGCGGCGGACGCGGCCGCCCTCGCCGCCGAATCGCCGTCGGGCACACCGCCGTGGCGGCGGCCCCAGGACGGCCCCGCCGGCGCGCCCTGTGAGCGCCCCACTCCGTCTCACATTACGCGGATCTCACTCCCGCCACCCGAGGACCCGATCCGGCCCTAACGCTCAACCGCACCGGCTCGACGGGCGAATGAACGCCCGCGGCCTCGGGAGGAACACCATGGGATGGTTTGACAGACTGCGCGTAGGCGCGGGCCGCCGGCCCGTGCAGGTCGTCGCGCGCATCGCCGACGACCCGAAGATCACAGCGGAAAACGGCTCGACGTTTATGGTCTTTCATCTCGAGGAGGTTCCCGGCAAAGAATTTCGTCTGCGCATGCTCCCCACGACACCCAAGCGGCGTCAAGGCGACCGCGTGGACGTGACGTACACGGAAGTCGACGCCGGGATTGCGCGCGTCGAAGGGTTGACGGCGGCGCCCGACGCTCAGGCGGTCCGGCGCCGAAACCAAGAATATCTGGCCAGTATCGAAGCGACCCGAGACGGTCAGAGGTAGGCGGTCGCGCCTTAGAGGGGTCCGGAGATTTCGGACCCCTCTATATCACACGCCACGTTACTTGGCGGAGGGGTGTGGGAATCGAACCCACCGCGAACCCGAAGGGCCCGCCGCTGATTTTGAAGACCAGGAGACCCACCAGGATCCATGCCCCTCCACGATCGGTAACGCTTCGATCCGGCGTCTTGTACCCCCCTCTCCTCCGTGCTATTCTCGGGCGGCGGCTATGGCGGCGCAGGCCCCGTACGGGCAAGAAACCGGCCGCGCATTCGGGAAACAACGAAGTGTGAGTCATCACGTGACCCCCCCCTCGGCGAAAGCGCGTCCGCGATTCACGTCGATTCTCGCAGCGCTGACACTCGCGGCCGTCCTCGGCCTCAGCGCCTGCGCGGTGCGCCCAACGTCCCGAGCGCCTCACCCGTACCCCACCGTGATCCCCACAGTTGTCGACAGCCCGCTCGACGGACGGCCCGTGCCGCGGGGGGCGGCGCCGCAACGGCCTCTCGCGATCATCGTCGAGAACCATCCGGAGGCCCGGCCGCAGTGGGGCCTGTCGCGCGCGGCGCGCGTCTACGAATCCCTGACGGAAGGCCCCATCACCCGGTACCTCGCGCTGTTCGGCCCGCAGGACGTCGACCGAGTGGGTCCGGTCCGGTCGATCCGCACGCAGTTTCTCAACTATGTCATGGAGACCGGCGCGGCGCTCGCGCACGTCGGCGGGAACGAGGACGCCCTCGATCTGATCCCGGAACTGCACGTGACCAACCTCGACGAGTTCCGCTTCCCGGGGGCGTACCGGCGCATTCCGCGCCCCGGCATCGCGTACGAGCACACGATGTTCACCTCGACCGCGGCGCTTCGCGACGTGGCGGACGAGCACGGCTGGGGCGAATGGGCCGCGGTTGCACATCCGGCCTGGAAGGACGACGCGCCCCTGTCTCAGCGCCCGGCCGCGCAGGCCGTCACGATCAACTTCTCGGATCCGCTCTACCGCGTGCGCTGGCTCTACCGCCGGGACACCAACGACTACGTGCGCGAGCTGGCGGGCAGGCCCGACGTCGACGCCGGCACCGGCACGGTGCTGCGCGCCGCCACGGTCTCGATCATGGTCGTCCCGCGCGTCGAGGGACGGACGCATATCCACGAAGACACGTGGACCTACGACGACGTCGGCTCCGGCCCGGCCTGGGTGGTCGAAGACGGCGTGGTCACGCCCGCGACCTGGCACAAGCCCTCCCGCGGCGCGCGGCTCTTCTTCACCGACCGCGGCGGCGCGGAGATCGCGATGGACCGCGGCCCGCAGTGGATCGAGATCGTTCCGCCTACGGTGACGCCGGTTTTCGAGTAGCCCCGCCGCCGGAGCGCCCGTTCGGAGAGCGGCGCCGTGGTTACGGCGCCGCTCCCTTGAGGAACAATTTACTGACCGGTCTCCGGGCGGAGCAGGTTTCCAAAGGAGGCTATCCTCACTATGGCTCACGGGATTTTCGCGTCCCCACGCACCGCCGGCAGGATTCTGCTGACGGCAATCGTTCTGTTGACCTTCGCGAGCACGGCGGCGATGGCACAGACCGCGCCGCCGCCCGCCCCGCCGTCTTATCCGTCGCAACCGGCACAGCCCGCGCAACCGTCTTATCCGTCGCAACCGGCGCAGCCCGCGCAACCGTCCTATCCGTCGCAACCGGCGCAGCCCGCGCCGCCGTCACAGCCCGCCCAACCGGCGCAGCCGTCGCAACCGCCGGCCCCGAGCGGATCCGTCCTCGGCATGAGCACGACGGCGGCGGTGATCGTGGGACTGATCATCGTGCTGATCATCATCGTGGCGATCGTCGCGATTTCCCGCAGCAGTGCCGGCAGCAGCACGACGGTCACTCGGGACCGTCTGTAGGCGAGAGAAGACAGGCTGGCGAAAAGCGCGCCGCGCGGCCGCACCCCGGCCGCGCGGCGCGTATCGGGTAGAGAGCCCTCGCTCCCTACCCTCTCTTTACGCCGGGCTCGCGTCCGACGCCGGCGCCGTCCGAATCAGCACGCGCTTGTCGCCGACCCGGCGCGTCACACGCCGTGCGTCGAAGTACTCCAACAGCGCCAAGGTGAACTTCCGGCTGCTTCCGAGGAGGTCGCGAAGCGACGCGACGGTGATCTCTCCCTCCCGTTCGAGATGCGCCCGAACGCGCGCCTCCACGTCGGCGAGAACGTCGCGGTGGAACACCACCCCGCCGCCGGCGTCGATGAGGACGGCCTCATCCAGCAGCGCGGCGAACATCCGCTCCGCGGCGCCGCGATCCGCGGCGCGGGCCAGCACGTCCGCGCGGTCCGGCGGGGCATAGCGCCCGTCGCGGTACGCCCGCTCGATCTCACGCGCGGCGGCCCCGTCCGCGGCGCCGCGCTGGGGGACGAACCCGCGCGCCCGCACGTACCCCCCGGCGAGTTCCACGTCACCCGCCGCGGCCAGCGCGTCGAAAACGTGCCCGTACAGGCGGTCGTCCCCGCCGGCAAACGCCCGTGCTTTGAGCTCGTCCCGCGGCAGCCCGATACGCCACGGCGCCTCCGCGTGGCCCGCGGCCAGCGCCCGGAGCACCGCCTCCCGCACACCGGCGGCTACGGACGCGGCGAACAGCCGCCCTCGAACGGCGATGATCTGTCCGGCGGCGGCGACCGCCTCGGCCTCGACGGCGACGCGGTCGCGGGTCTCGCCGAGCAGCGGCGCAAGCGAGTCCACGGACGTCCCGGCCGTCCCGGCCGCGCGGATCGCGCCCGTCAGCCGCACGTCGAGCCCGGAGGTTTCGAGCGCCGCGATCTCCGCGGCGGCGGCGGGCCCGCGGCGGCGCAGCGGCGCGGGCGCGGCGATCACTTCCCCGCCGCCGATCGTCGTCATCGGCGAGTAGCGGCGCAAGACGAACGGATCGCCCCGCAGCGCGACGGCCGGCCGCTCCAAGAGGATCTGCGCGGCCGCCGACTCGCCGGGTTCGAGTTGGTCTCGGTCCGCGAGCCGCACCCGCCCGATGACCTCGTCCGCGGCAATGTACACCCGCACGCGTCCGCGGTCCCGGAGGGGCGGCGCGCCGCGGAGCAGCCGGATGCGCGCGTCGAGCACGCGCGCCGGCGCGATCGTGCCCGGGGATGCGAGCACGTCGCCCCGCCGCACGTCGTCCTTGCCGACGCCGGCGAGGTTCAGCGCGACCCGCTGGCCCGCGGCGGCCTCGCCGACCACGGCGCCGTGGCTCTGCAGCCCGCGCACGCGGACCTCCCGCCGGCCCGGCAACAGTTCCAGCAGATCGCCGGCGTCGATGCGCCCGCTCCACAGCGTGCCGGTGACCACGGTGCCGAAGCCTTCCATCGTGAAGCTGCGGTCGACGGGCAGGCGGGCCGGGGCGGCGAGGTCGCGGGCCGGCGCCTCTCCGAGCGCGCGGCCGATCGCGGCGACGAGATCCGCCAGGCCGGCGCCCGTGCGCGCGGAGACCCGGAGGACCGGCGCGCCCTCGAGAAACGTCCCGGCGACCAGCGCACGCAGGTCGTCCTCGACGAGCGCGAGCCACTCCGGATCCGGCGCGAGGTCCATCTTGTTCAGCACGACGATGCCGCGCCTGACGTGCAGGAAGCGCAGGATGTCGAGGTGCTCCCGCGTCTGGGGCATCACGCCCTCGTCGGCGGCGACGACGAGCAGGACGAGGTCGAGCCCGGCCGCGCCGGCGAGCATGTTCTTCACGAGACGCTCGTGTCCCGGGACGTCCACGACGCCGACGCGGCGGCCGCCCGGGAGGTCGAGATGGGCGAAGCCGAGGTCGATCGTCATGCCGCGGCGCCTCTCTTCTTCCAGACGGTCGGGGTCGATGCCGGTGAGCGCGCGGACGAGGGCGCTCTTGCCGTGATCGATGTGCCCCGCGGTACCGATGACCCCGGCTCGGGGAGCGCCCCGCGGCGGTGTGATTTCATGATGGCCGGCCGCCTGCCGGCCGGCGCGGCTCATCCGACCGTCAGGTGGAGGGAGTGGCGGGCGGCGACGCGGCCGCCTGCAGCGCGGAGAGCAGCGGTTCGATGTCCTCCGCTTCGAGCGTCCGCACGTCCAGCAGCAGCCGGTCCTCCGCGATCCGGGCGAATACCGGCGGCCGGCTTCGGCGCAGCCGTCGGTCCCACACTTCGGGCCCATCGTGCGCCGGACGCAGCGCCACCGCCCACGACCGGAGTTCCGCGCCCGGCAGCGCCCCGCCGCCCGCCTCCGAGACCGTCTGTACGACGTCGACGTCCGCGGCGCCCGCCAGGCGGCCGGCGACGCGCCCCGCGAGATCCCGCGCCGCGGCCTCGAGCGCGGGCGCCTCCCGCGCCAGCATGCGCAGCACCGGCACGTCGTTCCACACACCGTCGGGATCGCGATACAGCCGCAGCGTGGCTTCGAGCGCGGCGAGATCGAGCTTGTCGATGCGCATCGCGCGCGCGAGCGGATGGGCACGGATCCGCGCCAGCGCCTCTCGGCGGCCCACGATGAGCCCGGCCTGCGGTCCACCGAGCAGCTTGTCGCCGCTCGCGGTCACGACGTCGACGCCCGCGGCAACCGCGGCGGTCACCGTCGGTTCGGCGGGAAGCCCGCGGGCGCCGAGGTCCACGAGGGCG
This window harbors:
- a CDS encoding DUF3048 domain-containing protein, producing the protein MTPPSAKARPRFTSILAALTLAAVLGLSACAVRPTSRAPHPYPTVIPTVVDSPLDGRPVPRGAAPQRPLAIIVENHPEARPQWGLSRAARVYESLTEGPITRYLALFGPQDVDRVGPVRSIRTQFLNYVMETGAALAHVGGNEDALDLIPELHVTNLDEFRFPGAYRRIPRPGIAYEHTMFTSTAALRDVADEHGWGEWAAVAHPAWKDDAPLSQRPAAQAVTINFSDPLYRVRWLYRRDTNDYVRELAGRPDVDAGTGTVLRAATVSIMVVPRVEGRTHIHEDTWTYDDVGSGPAWVVEDGVVTPATWHKPSRGARLFFTDRGGAEIAMDRGPQWIEIVPPTVTPVFE
- the selB gene encoding selenocysteine-specific translation elongation factor, which encodes MSRAGRQAAGHHEITPPRGAPRAGVIGTAGHIDHGKSALVRALTGIDPDRLEEERRRGMTIDLGFAHLDLPGGRRVGVVDVPGHERLVKNMLAGAAGLDLVLLVVAADEGVMPQTREHLDILRFLHVRRGIVVLNKMDLAPDPEWLALVEDDLRALVAGTFLEGAPVLRVSARTGAGLADLVAAIGRALGEAPARDLAAPARLPVDRSFTMEGFGTVVTGTLWSGRIDAGDLLELLPGRREVRVRGLQSHGAVVGEAAAGQRVALNLAGVGKDDVRRGDVLASPGTIAPARVLDARIRLLRGAPPLRDRGRVRVYIAADEVIGRVRLADRDQLEPGESAAAQILLERPAVALRGDPFVLRRYSPMTTIGGGEVIAAPAPLRRRGPAAAAEIAALETSGLDVRLTGAIRAAGTAGTSVDSLAPLLGETRDRVAVEAEAVAAAGQIIAVRGRLFAASVAAGVREAVLRALAAGHAEAPWRIGLPRDELKARAFAGGDDRLYGHVFDALAAAGDVELAGGYVRARGFVPQRGAADGAAAREIERAYRDGRYAPPDRADVLARAADRGAAERMFAALLDEAVLIDAGGGVVFHRDVLADVEARVRAHLEREGEITVASLRDLLGSSRKFTLALLEYFDARRVTRRVGDKRVLIRTAPASDASPA